In one Silene latifolia isolate original U9 population chromosome 10, ASM4854445v1, whole genome shotgun sequence genomic region, the following are encoded:
- the LOC141605904 gene encoding putative RNA methyltransferase At5g51130, whose translation MSETPENSEIKEPITNTEVKKDEVNKKRKYKEIAPFGNYHSYYGYRVGNDMDKDPRFKVLKKEWFEGKDCLDIGCNSGLITLNIAKKFNCRTILGIDIDKVRITDAWSNLKNFAQRKNSRNHTNMGPKLKIATDLNELRCAETCSTSGEEVKSGCFSVESNLSNIVSFEHGNFVSSSYQVPHEKYDTIICLSVTKWVHLNWGDKGLFTLFSKIWRHLHPGGVLVLEPQPWVSYYKNRLTTETTKKYYHEIIYKPNEFQEILLDKIGFRTVEHATSSVSGARVGFDRPVLVFRK comes from the exons ATGTCGGAAACCCCTGAAAATTCAGAGATTAAAGAACCAATTACAAATACAGAAGTTAAGAAAGATGAAGTAAACAAGAAGAGGAAGTACAAAGAAATTGCCCCGTTTGGTAATTATCATAGTTACTATGGCTATCGG GTTGGTAATGACATGGACAAAGATCCACGCTTTAAAGTACTGAAAAAGGAGTGGTTTGAAGGTAAAGATTGTCTTGACATTGGATGCAATAGTGGACTTATAACCTTGAATATAG CGAAGAAATTTAATTGCCGGACCATCCTTGGCATTGATATTGACAAAG TCCGAATCACGGATGCTTGGTCAAATCTTAAGAACTTTGCACAGCGTAAAAATTCTCGAAATCACACTAATATGGGTCCCAAATTGAAGATTGCGACGGATTTGAATGAACTGAGATGTGCTGAAACCTGTTCTACAAGTGGTGAAGAGGTTAAAAGTGGCTGTTTCTCTGTGGAATCTAATCTATCTAACATTGTCTCTTTCGAACATGGGAATTTTGTCTCGTCCTCATATCAAGTTCCACATGAAAAGTATGATACAATTATTTG CTTGAGCGTGACAAAGTGGGTCCACCTGAATTGGGGCGATAAAGGGTTGTTCACATTGTTCTCGAAGATTTGGCGACATCTTCATCCG GGTGGTGTACTTGTCTTGGAGCCTCAGCCATGGGTATCTTATTACAAAAATCGTCTTACAACTGAG ACAACAAAAAAGTATTATCATGAAATAATTTATAAACCGAACGAGTTCCAGGAGATACTTCTCGATAAG ATTGGATTCAGAACTGTAGAGCATGCAACATCCAGTGTTTCGGGTGCTAGAGTGGGTTTTGACAGACCTGTTTTAGTTTTCCGTAAATAA
- the LOC141609164 gene encoding phenylacetaldehyde reductase-like — MSGEGKVVCVTGASGYIASWLVKLLLLRGYTVHAALRSPHEKTKTEHLRELEGAKERLHLFKANLLEEGSFDAAISGCHAVFHTASPVIFDIHDPQADVLDPAIKGTLNVLASCTKSPSVTRVILTSSVAAVIHSERPRAPHVVVDETWFSDPDFCKKKTKWYALSKTLAEEAAWKFAKENNIDMVSINPGLALGPMLQATLNESVATISNFINGAKTYANVTFTWVDVKDVAIAHILALEVPSAQGRYCIVETVAHMSQIVEMLRQLYPSITLPNKCAADDNPLEATFQISKEKSEGLGIEYTPIKVSLQETVENLKEKGFISL, encoded by the exons ATGAGTGGGGAAGGGAAGGTGGTGTGTGTGACAGGGGCCTCAGGTTATATTGCTTCATGGCTCGTCAAGCTTTTACTCCTTCGCGGTTATACTGTTCATGCTGCTCTCCGTTCTCCTC ATGAAAAAACGAAAACAGAACATTTGAGGGAATTAGAGGGGGCAAAGGAGAGACTTCACTTATTCAAAGCAAATTTATTGGAAGAGGGTTCCTTTGATGCTGCCATTTCCGGGTGTCACGCTGTTTTCCACACTGCTTCTCCTGTTATTTTTGATATCCATGATCCTCAG GCTGATGTTCTTGATCCGGCAATCAAGGGAACCCTTAATGTCCTCGCCTCTTGTACAAAATCCCCTTCTGTCACAAGAGTTATCTTGACATCTTCAGTTGCCGCGGTTATACATTCAGAAAGACCTCGAGCTCCTCATGTGGTGGTTGACGAAACCTGGTTTTCTGATCCAGACTTCTGTAAGAAAAAGACG AAGTGGTATGCGCTCTCAAAGACCTTGGCTGAAGAAGCAGCGTGGAAGTTTGCGAAAGAGAATAATATAGACATGGTCTCGATAAACCCAGGACTGGCTCTAGGTCCTATGCTACAGGCAACGCTTAATGAAAGTGTAGCTACAATATCCAACTTTATCAATG GGGCAAAAACATATGCAAACGTAACTTTTACTTGGGTTGATGTCAAAGATGTGGCCATTGCACATATACTTGCATTAGAGGTCCCTTCAGCACAAGGGAGGTACTGCATAGTCGAAACCGTTGCACATATGTCTCAGATTGTGGAGATGTTGCGCCAACTTTATCCTTCAATTACACTTCCAAATAA GTGTGCTGCTGATGACAATCCTCTAGAGGCGACATTCCAAATTTCGAAGGAGAAATCTGAAGGTTTGGGAATAGAATATACTCCTATTAAAGTATCTCTACAAGAAACCGTTGAAAACCTCAAGGAAAAGGGTTTTATTAGCCTCTAA